In one window of Pseudomonadota bacterium DNA:
- the gspM gene encoding type II secretion system protein GspM yields MAQLLPDENRQKPLAWMLLVVALILVYWVGFRWYFDRQGELNTQIEQLQSSQARFQGLLDQGPALERELTEVRELQNEADFFLQQKNTSLGSAELTNRLKEMIRTHASEKDCQVISNQNMRVRDKERFERVTNKVRLRCEVEDLSNIFYHLENGTPYVFLDNVSVYRQITRRRQGRETVQQQILDVRFDLSGYLRTAP; encoded by the coding sequence ATGGCGCAGCTACTGCCGGATGAGAATCGCCAAAAGCCGCTGGCGTGGATGCTCCTCGTCGTGGCGCTGATCCTCGTCTACTGGGTCGGTTTTCGCTGGTACTTCGATCGCCAGGGTGAGCTCAACACGCAGATCGAGCAGCTTCAGAGCTCGCAGGCGCGCTTCCAGGGCCTGCTGGACCAGGGACCGGCGCTGGAGCGGGAACTGACCGAGGTTCGCGAGCTCCAGAACGAGGCAGATTTTTTTCTGCAGCAGAAAAATACCTCCCTGGGTTCAGCGGAGCTGACCAACCGGCTCAAGGAGATGATCCGCACCCACGCGAGCGAAAAAGACTGCCAGGTGATCTCCAACCAAAACATGCGCGTGCGGGACAAGGAGCGGTTTGAGCGCGTCACCAACAAGGTCCGGCTGCGCTGCGAGGTGGAAGATCTCAGCAACATCTTCTACCACCTGGAAAACGGCACGCCGTATGTTTTTCTGGACAACGTGAGCGTTTACCGCCAGATTACGCGCCGCCGACAGGGACGAGAAACCGTTCAGCAGCAGATTTTGGACGTGCGCTTCGACCTTTCCGGGTACCTGAGAACAGCACCCTGA
- a CDS encoding PilN domain-containing protein, translating into MFGKLLQNLRAQPWYRQLVGFLTWWKVQLIDSLPPRLRELFAGGSTRLLARMAGGEVLLWRDGDAGGDEESKALGTFRLEDDNDAARQTVQAALARFDGETPQTFFLVEESEVLIHRINVPAAAEENLRQVLTYEMDKNTPFTADQVCFDYRIVERQGALLRVELVAVPKPLLERIHKGLSERGIALHGVDVGRQREGGVLALMGVNLLDGSLRASVNRRQLHINLGLAALCLLLLYGLMWQSLAAKQQAIEAFQVRTNDARVAAQQVAELRSELSEAREAASFLSERKAGNPVVMNVLQSVTRAMPDDVWIQRMQVTQGKVQLTGQATEASALISLLGEAPCLKDPAPKGAFTPDAKTGKERFTIEVFVDCNGQENGAATAG; encoded by the coding sequence ATGTTTGGAAAATTACTTCAAAACCTCCGCGCTCAGCCCTGGTACCGACAGCTCGTCGGTTTCCTGACCTGGTGGAAGGTGCAGCTGATCGACAGCCTGCCTCCCCGGCTGCGCGAGCTGTTTGCCGGCGGCTCCACCCGGCTGCTGGCCAGGATGGCCGGCGGTGAAGTGCTGCTGTGGCGGGACGGCGATGCCGGCGGCGACGAAGAATCCAAAGCGCTGGGGACCTTCCGTCTGGAAGACGACAACGACGCGGCGCGGCAGACGGTGCAGGCGGCGCTGGCCCGCTTCGATGGTGAGACGCCCCAAACCTTTTTCCTGGTCGAAGAGTCGGAGGTGCTGATTCACCGCATCAACGTGCCTGCGGCCGCCGAGGAGAACCTGCGCCAGGTCCTCACCTATGAAATGGACAAGAACACGCCGTTCACCGCCGATCAGGTGTGTTTTGACTATCGCATCGTGGAGCGCCAGGGTGCGCTTCTGCGGGTCGAGCTTGTGGCGGTGCCTAAGCCGCTGCTGGAGCGTATCCATAAGGGGCTCTCGGAGCGAGGCATTGCGCTTCACGGCGTGGACGTTGGCCGGCAGCGCGAGGGTGGTGTGCTGGCGCTGATGGGCGTCAATCTGCTGGACGGTTCCCTGCGGGCCAGCGTCAATCGCCGGCAGCTGCACATCAACCTGGGCCTGGCAGCCCTGTGCCTGCTGCTCCTCTATGGACTGATGTGGCAGTCGCTGGCGGCCAAGCAGCAGGCGATCGAGGCGTTTCAGGTTCGAACCAACGACGCGCGGGTCGCCGCGCAGCAGGTGGCGGAGCTGCGTTCGGAGCTGTCGGAGGCTCGCGAGGCCGCCTCGTTTCTCAGCGAGCGCAAGGCCGGCAATCCAGTGGTGATGAACGTGCTCCAGTCGGTGACGCGAGCCATGCCGGATGACGTGTGGATTCAGCGCATGCAGGTAACACAGGGCAAGGTCCAGCTCACGGGCCAGGCCACCGAGGCCTCAGCGTTGATCAGCCTGCTGGGCGAAGCGCCGTGTCTGAAAGACCCAGCGCCCAAAGGGGCGTTCACGCCGGACGCCAAGACCGGTAAGGAACGCTTCACCATCGAAGTATTTGTGGACTGCAACGGACAGGAAAATGGCGCAGCTACTGCCGGATGA